Part of the Limihaloglobus sulfuriphilus genome is shown below.
AAACCGGCCTTGTACGCGAGCCTTGCTGCCTGCACGTATTTGAGCTGAAGCCGGTCAAGGTAATCATCGCTCACGATGCAGCTGTCGTCAACCCTGCTGATTTTTTCGGTGCTCGGCTCCTGCTCCGGAACCAAAGAGTCACGATATGGATCCCGTTGCGGAATAAGAGGCCTTGCAGTGCCGTCCGGTTTACTGTATCTGCCCGAATGGGTGAGCTGGGCAACTATAACCGGTTTGTGATTCTCTCCCATACCTGACGCGGCGGTATCACGCATCTGCCTGACCATATCGGCGAAGGCATCCTTTGTTCCTTCATGCAGCCAAAGCTGGCGGGGGTTTGCCCTGCCCTCGGGGGTTACTGCTATGGCTTCTGCCCAGAGAAGCCCCGCTCCGCCGGCGGCAAACCTGTTGTATCTGCGATATGTAAGCGGACCGGGTGAGCCGTCCTCCAGCCCGTCTGCGCCTTCCATCGGGTTTACGGCCAGTGAGTTGGGGATTCTGAGATTTGCGGCCTGAACAGGCTCAGAGAGAATCGAAACATCTTCGATCGCCGCAATACCGGCACCCAGCCGGGCACAATCCTGCTCAAAGCTCTTGATATCTGATAATTTATATTTCCATACTTTTCTGGTAGTCATATTTGTTTCCGTAGTATTAGGCATTGAATAAAAGCATTTTCGCAAATGCCAGACTGTATATCACAAAACCGGCACAGAGTATGTATCCGCCGATTATATAGGATCGTGTTTTTTTTTGGCGTTTTATGATTATCCCGGTCAGAACATCTTCCGGGCTCTCATCTAGCCTTGAGGTTGTCCAACTGATGCCGAGTACATTTTTCCAGACCCATACGGCACTGGTAAGCACTACAGCCAAACCTGTTATAACACAAATCTGAGCAAAAAGGCTTGTATCTGCTATACGCCTTCCGGAAAAACCTGTAATCGTAAGCACCACACCTGCCAGACTCATCAAAACCTGGGCTCTGGTCTGCAAGACATTGAGCTGCCTCTCCAGAACTCCTACCGATTTGTACAGGTCTCCGCCGCACAATTCAAGGAGGTTTTTTGCCTCACGGGCCGCACTCTTTAAAACTTCAGTATCATTTTTCATTCTAAGTCCTCGCTGATTAAAACATTATTATATACAAAGCATGCCCCTATGTCCTTGCATATACGGCAGATTTTAATTTGCGTTTTCGGCAATTTTGTTGACTTTTGACATAAAATTATTTATAAGAACAAATTATGAAGTCAGATTATTTAAAAAACATAGCTTTCCCCGAATACGGAATACTAATACAAAGCCGCATAAAAAGACCTGATTATGGCGACAAACCTCACGCCCATAAATATTTAAGCATAATATACATAGTATCCGGCCATGGAACTCTTGAGAGGGACGGCTGCAGCCGCAATCTCAACCCGGATAATATTGTCATGCTGAATAAAGGCAGTATGCACACACTTACAGACAAGGCCGGAAAACCGATGACTGTTTTCTCTATGTATTTTGCCCCCGAGACTGCCGGAGTCGACAAAAAAATCGTTGATTATGTGTTCAGTTCGGAAGAGCCTCTGAATCTGCCGGTATATTATGCTGAGTTTGTTCGGAGAAACATAAGACAGATGCTACATGAACAGTCCAACCGGCCTCCCGGCTGCAAAATGGCAATCTGCCAGCTGTTCAACCTTACACTGTTGTGCATATACAGGGCTAAACTGATAATTTCCAAAAACGCCGACCTTCATTCCAACGCCGACAGCAACACACGGGTCATGGCTGCACTGGAACATACCTCAATAAACTCACACGAGCAGTTCTCGCTGAGCGACGCGGCAAGGCTGGCCAAAGTTTCACAGCGTCAGTTTACCAATATATGCCGCAAACTCACAGGCACCAGTTTTATTAAGTATTTAAACAGAAAACGATGCGAAAAAGCAAGGCAGCTTATCAGCACTACAGAAATGTCTGTTGCCTCTATTGCATTCGAAACAGGTTATGAAGACCTTTCAACTTTCTACAGAGCCTTTAAAAGCATATACGGAACAAGTCCTACGAAAATAAAACGTGATTTAACCCTTCAACAATATGATCTTAAGGTTACGGGGAACTGCACCCCTGCGAAAAAAAACAGCAGGGCCGAGCCGGCTGTTGTGTACAACATCTTTTGATTGTACTACGTAACCCATTGTGTATAATAGACTTATGTTTTGAGTTTTCAGTGATAATTATTGTAATTGTCAACCACTCATGAGACCGCTGAAAAACTCCAGATTTAGCCACATTTGCTCTTTCAAAAGTTCATAGAATTGATAGTTTGACAAAATATGCGGGACAGATGTAAGCCAATCAGGAAAAAACACCTACGCCATATTACCCAATTCGCTACCTAATTAATATAATCATTACCTAATTGCCATTTATCAGTTTTTTGCCATCTGGCCTGCTGGCCACGGCCAAGGCATTCTACCAAACCATTGACCTTAAACCGCTTCAAAACCTTTCGTATCATATCAATACTTACATCAGGGCAATCAAGCTGCAATTCGGAGACTGAAAATGGACCTATCTTATGTTCTATAGAGGATTTAATAATCGATGTTTTAGCTCCTTTTTCAGAAACTGTATGACCAACACTTTTTTCAAATTCTTTGCAGGCTAAATTAAAAATCGATAAAACATAGTTGATATACGGCCAGGGGTCATGCCGGCTCTCATGCCATCCCGCAGAACTTTGTTCAAGAGTTTCATAATAACGATCTTTATTCTGTTCGATCAATTTTTCAAGGCTTATATATCTACCTACTTCATAACCAATATGATAGCTTTGCAGAAGCATTAAAAGCCTTGAAACTCTGCCATTACCATCTCTAAAAGGATGAATACACAAAAAATCCAGATTAAATGCGGCAAGAGCGATCAGAGGAGGAACCCAGCGTTCTTTTAAGCAATCACCCCAAAGTTCTGTTAGATGACTTATATATTCAGGTGTTAGACCAGGTTCAACTGTTTTAAATCTGATACGCTCAGTTCCATCAGCGTATTTTTCAATAATATCACCTTGTTTCTCCTTGTACTTACCAGCATCCCAAATATCCCCGCGGGCATATTTGTGCAAATCCAGAATAGTCTTCTCGGATACTGACAAATCACTGCCATGTTTATGAACTAATTCCAAAGCCTGACGGTATCCTCTGATTTCTTCTTCATTTCTATCTTGTAAAAGGGATTTGCCAAAAATTACGGTACCGACTCTGGCTTGATTAATTTCAACACCCTCTATTCGATTAGAAGAGACCGCACTTTCGATAATAGCATGTTCTCGTAATGTTTTTAATTTCTGCGGTAATTGGCGAGTAAACAATTTCTGCTTGCCCAGGGCTTCTCCCAGATCCGTAAGATACCAGGAAGCTGACGTGGGTATTAATTCAATACCTTTAGCAAATATTCTTAGAGTATTCATTGTACTTGATCTTTAAGTGAAAAAAATTTTAGAAACACTACTTACAGAGTTCAAAGCCATCTTGAGTATCACCTTAAAACCCGGCATATAGCCTCATTTCTTTTCAAAAGCCATTGTACAAAAAAACTGCTCAATATCAACTGGTAACTTCAGCTTGCAGGATTACTTTTTCTATAGGATCGCATGAGCCTTACACAATTTCTTGCGACAAGGGGCTCCATATTGCCCTCAGTGCGTTGACGGTTGCACCACGGCTAATGTCAAATGCCTTTGTTAAATAGCTGTTAATCTCTCACTCACATATACTTACAAACAGTCTTGTCAGACGGTCGATCCATTAGTTATGTACCATCTGTAATTGTCAACCACTCATGAGACCGCTGAAAAACTCCAGATTTAGCCTTATTTGATCTTTCACAAGTGCATAGAATTGATGGTTTGGCGAAATTTGCGGGACAGGTGTAAGCCAATCGGGACAAAATTTGGGCGTAAAATCGCTCATTTTCTGTGTCAGGACGTACATTCCCCACTGTTCATTGGCACTGGCTTATAAATTTGTAGAATATCAGCCAGCTTTTTTCAGCCGGTAGCCGGTTATCCGGGCCTGGCGAAAATAGCGTGTTTCAATCTCGGTTGGCACAAACTTGGCATCACGTGCCGGTGCTTCAGGCAGGTTGCTGTTAAGCGGCGCTGAAAACAGGTCAGTAATGAGCGGGTCAAAATAGGTCATTTTGAAAGGAAGTTTTTGCCTTAGAGTCGTTATATTATCGATATTATCGAAAATATAACGGAGGTCTTTATGGCGAACTATCTAAAAATGACTAAAAGAAGTGTAATACAGACATTAAGAGAGCGTAACTGGTCTTGCAGGCGTATATCCAGAGAGCTTGGCATCCACCTGGATACGGTGCGTAAGTATGCAAAATCAGACAATGATAATTCAAAACAGGTCACTAACGCGCCTCCCGGGTCGGTGGCCCAAAGCTCAACCGGTCCGGTAAGCAATTGTGAGCCTTACCGTGAAATAATTAAGAACAAGCTGGATATGGGGCTCAGCCGCCGGCGTATATGGCAGGATCTTCGTGACGACCACGGCTCTGATGTCAGCTACCACAGCGTTCGCAGGTTTGTCAACCGCCTCAGTAAAAATTCGCCTGTTCCGTTCAGGCGTCTTGAATGCAGGCCCGGTGAAGAGGCTCAGATAGATTTTGGTACGGGTGCACCGGTAATAACGAAAGATGGCAGACGAAAAAGAACTCATGTAATACGGGTAGTGCTTAGCTTCTCCCGTAAATCCTACAGCGAGGCAGTTTTCAGGCAGACCGGCGATAACTTTATAAATTGCCTGGAAAACGCTTTTCACCACTTTGGCGGTGTTCCGCAAACACTGATAATAGATAATCTTAAAGCTGCTGTAAACAAAGCTGACTGGTATGATCCTGAGATACACCCAAAAATAGTGTCATTCTGCCGTCATTACGGTACCGCCATTTTACCCTGTAAGCCGTATACCCCAAGACACAAGGGTAAGGTTGAAAAAGCAGTAGCATATGTCAAAAATAACGCCCTCAAGGGCCGCAGCTTTAAGAGCCTCTCAGAGCAGAATCAGTTTCTTCTCAGCTGGGAGAGCCGTATTGCCGATACCCGTATTCACGGCACTACCCGCAAGCAGGTAGGCAAATTGTTCACAGAACAGGAAAAGCCTGCTTTATTGAGGCTTCCGGTTGGAAGGTTTCCTTCATTTACAGAAGCTCAGCGGTCCGTTCACAGGGACGGCCATATAGAGGTAGAGAGGACCTATTACTCGGTGCCTCCGGAATATACCGGCCGCAAGGTATGGGCAAGATGGGACGGCCATATGGTAAGAGTATTTAACCGCAGCATGGAGCAGATTGTTGTTCACGCTAAAGTTGAGCCGGGCAGATTCCAGACTCAGGACGGACATATTCATTCAGAGAAAAGAACAAAGATAGAAAACGGCGTTGTATGGATGCTTGAACGAGTCAGTCTGATAGGTGAGAATGCCCAGAGATGGGCCCGGCAGATGCTTGAGGCCAGAGGAATACCTGGTATCCGCGTACTTCTGGGCTTGCTGAATATGACCAATACCTATAACGGTAACAAAATCGATAATGCATGTAAAATAGCGTTAAGCCACAATGCTTTTCGATTGAAGACCATCAGGAGTATTATTAAACACGGCGGTGACAGGCAGCTCCAGATGGAATTTATAGATGAGCACCCTATTATCAGAGATATCTCCAGTTACGGAGAATTCGTAAGAGAGGTTCTGGGCTGAACAATAATCATAACTTATTCAGGAGCAGATTATTATGAACAATTCACTGCACAACACATTAAAATCACTAAGGTTGTCAGGTATGCTTGAGATACTTGAAGTTCGATTGCAGGAGGCAGCCGGCAACAGCCTCACTCATGCTGAGTTTTTAGAACTGATCCTGCAGGATGAGATGCTGGTCAGAAAGCATCGCCAGATCCAAAGGGGTATTAAGGCTGCCGGGTTTAGAGAACTCAAGACACTGGAGGAGTTTGACTGGCAGTTCAACACTTCGATTAAAAGAAGCCGGATATTTGATATGGCCACATGCCGCTTTATCAGTGAGGGCATTGATGTTTTGCTGCTTGGCCCGCCGGGTGTGGGCAAGAGTCATTTGTGTCAGGCGATAGGCTATCAGGCAGTCAAGGCAGGCATGGCTGTGCGGTACCGCTCGATATTTGATGTTGCCAGGGATTTTCTGCACGAAGATGCCTTTGCCTGTCAGGATAAGGTAATGAACAGATATCTCAAGCCGGAGCTGCTGATAATCGATGATATGGGCATCAAGCATCTGCCAAAACGCTGCGGCGAGTATCTGCTGGAGATCATTATGCGGCGATATGAAAACAAATCCACGATGATGACCTCCAACAGGCCGCTGGAAGACTGGGGCAAGCTCATTGGTGATGTACCATCGGCAACCGCAATCCTGGACAGGTTTTTGCATCATGCTGAGATCATCAACATCACAGGCCGCAGCTACCGTCTCAAGGACCGTGCCGAGCATGGTGCCTGTGAGAAAAGAGCCGGCCATGAAGGCTGACTCAGTCTTAACCGGCCTGTCCCGCCCGGCTTGCGGCGGCCAGGTTCCGACGAGCTTTTTGGGTGGCCCATTCTCACCCGGCCGCCGGTCCGGGCGAAACAGGCCTGGCGTATCTGCCCAATAACGTCGAAAATAATCGTTTTATCCAAATCCAACTTGACAAATGAAACTAAAAATAGTAAATAACAACTGGTTTAACTGACCCATTTTGAACGCGCTCATAGTGACCTAATTTAAAGCGCCGATTGACAGGTTGCCGAAGAATACATCATCAGGACGGTTCCCGTCTAATGCCATATGCGGCCGCCAGGCGTTATACCAGAATACAAATTCACTGCATAACTCATGCAGATGATCGATACCTCTGATGATTGGAACATGGTTGAGCCATTCTGATTTTAGGGTTAAATTTGCCCTTTCTGTTACAGCGATCGAACCTTTCTTCCCGATGGCTCCAAGTCGGTGTTTAATCCTGTTGTTATTCTTCAGGCACTCAGCGAAAGCCTCACTTATAAATACGCTGCCCTGATCGGAAATGATGTGCTTTGGAGAACCATACCTTTCTATGGCTTCATCCATGGCATTGATTACCCAGCCGGCATTGGGTCCTTCCAGCGGCACTGCAGCCATTATCTTGCGTGAAAAGTGATCGATAATAACGCAGACATGCACCTCTAATAAGCCCCATTTATAGACAATTGTAGTATCAATTGACCAAACATGGTTTGGGTACCAGGCAGGGATTGAACGGGACTCGGTTTCATCTTCTGTTTTCTTTGATTTGAGTGCTTTGCGTGGTGTTTTTCGCGGCTGCGGCCTGTTGAGTATATTCCTGACAGTCGAGGCTGAGAGAAAGATGCCCAGTAGTTTGAGCTGGTTGGCAACTCTGAACCTACCCCAGCCTGCATTTGATTTTGCTATCCGCCAGACCAGAGCAGCCAACTCGGCAGGTGTCTTATTAGCTGGGATAACTGCCTGTACCCTTTCTTCTATATTCTTGAGCCAGCGATAGAGTGTTGACCTGGCAATTCCAAGATGCTCTTTCACCCTTCGTCTTGGTATCTGAAAGGTTTCCATATAGCAGAGAATAAACAGCTTCTCGCGGATAGTATATCGCTTGCTATTGTTCCGTTTCAGAACGGCCTTCTGCAAGATAGACACCTGTATTTGAAGTTGACTAATCATATCACGAAGAAAGAGTATCTCTTTATCCTTCTCGTCAATGTCCATCCCGGCAAGTCGTTCGAGGCTACGTTTTCGAGCCCTTCCAGAAAACCCTGCAGCAAGTACTGCCGCCTTTATGATCAATCTCACAGCAATGTTGATAATCTCGATGTTTTGAGACATATTTTTCTGCTCATAATGTTTAACAAAGGTACAATTCCCATAAAACGAGCAATGAATTATTGTAAAATTACCTGAAAATGCAAAATGATGCAGTTGGACACATAAGTGACTATTATTTAATGAGATAAACTTTCGTTCTCGGGTGGCCCGATTGCCCTTGACAACTGCACAATGGCACAGAGCTTAGTCAACGCACCCCACGAGGCCATGAATTCAAATATTAGAAACAGATACTACGACATGATCATTTCTGTCTAATTCAAGGGTGATTTTTTTAGTCGATTCTGCAATGATTAAACTTTCGTTAATGTATTGCTGTATTTTATTGCTTATATTTTTAGGAGTAACGATAGAACCTTCTTTTATTATAATCCGACTATTATCAGAAGGTTTTATTAAGAGGTCACTTGTTTTTAAAATTCCACCATCAACTACTATGCTTGCATTTCTATGGGCAGGGGCGGCTAGGGTGAGATTTTCAGCTACTTCCAATATTTGGTTTGTGCTAATTAGTAACGAAGAATTGTTTTTAATTGAAAGATTTTTACAGTAAGCCTTATCTTTAGTCAAAACTACTGAACAATTCTCCCCAAGAGTAGCATTAGAGCTGCTGTCGGGCGTATTTCGCCACCAGTTTTTATTATTGTGCCATGAATTGTCGACAGAAGTCTTTTGCCACTCGCAATGCGGTGTAATGTTGCTGAGAATCTCTCCAGAAAGAGTTATGTCATTATGGGCATAAAACATTACACGCCCTGTCTCTTCACCAACCAGCAAGTCAAGTTTGCCATCGCCGTTAATATCAGAAGCAACTGGAGAACAGCTGTGTATTAACAGCCTGATTTGCTCGCCTTTGAAGAGAAAGACCTGGGGTTTTTCAAAGATCGGCAGGCCTCTCAGGTCCAGCTTACCACTGTTTTTCAAAAATAGTGGCATAGCCCCCACATTACCAAGAGAGCTTGGGAAGCCCCGTTTTTTGCTTGGTACAGAGCTTTCAAGCATTGTTCCAATTAAAAGGTCTTTATGGCCATCTCCATCCCAGTCGTCAAGCTGGAGCTTGAGCCTGCCGGTGCCGCCGGCGTAGCGATAGTTTGCGTCTATATAATTCTGATCTGTCAGGCGAAGTTTGCCGCCATCCTCAAGGTTATAGTTGTCAATTTTCCAGTACAGATGAACCTGGTCCTGGTCATCGAGCATGATATATGCCATTTTTTCGTTAATTTCACCAACTGCGGGTCTAACCCGCCAAGTACCAAATAATGGCATGCCTTTACAGTAAAGCGGTTGCCCGGAGCTAAGCAAAGGTTCTTTAGCTGTGCCCATGTTAACGTATAGCAGGTGTTCTGCAACGGAGCTTGACAGCAGTATATCTGGCAGGCCATTACCTGTCCAGTCTGCGACTTGCGGGCATGTGTAGCCCCATCTTGCCTCCAATGGTCCTTGTATTGAACCTCGGTAGCCTGGTTGAATTGATATTGCTTTTCCATCCGTCTTAATTTCAACGGGATTTGCAAAGCGGGGAGTTGTTTCTGTCCCGATATTCTTTGAGAATAGGACTTTACCGGGTGAGTTGCCTGCTATTATATCATCTTTGCCATCTCCGTCCCAGTCAACAACATTAATAACAGGTAAAGTTCCAAAGGTTAGATCTGCATTATGCTGTAAAGCAGGGCCCAGCAGCTTATAAACCGGGGTGTCATTCTTGTCAAACTGGCCGGTAAACTGGTAGTAGTAGAACCATCCTTCACAAGATACCAGCAAATCAGAAAGCCCCGTCTTATGGTTTGGGTAGGCTATTGGCGAGGGATTAACCGTTGGGTGGCGAATTGCAATTCCATCAGGGCCCGGTATAAGTGTCATTGGTTCAGGTATAAAGCTGTCTTTGCTGGTATTTCTATAATAACAAAGATTGCCCAATACACTGCCGCTAACGAAGTCTTTTTCCCTGCCGGAACCAAGATTAACAGCAGTGTTGGACCAGCCGTGATTAAGATAGCTTGGCTGTGAGTCCAGTGATATTTTTCTGAAGTTTGTAAAAGGTCCTTTGAGTATGTCATCGGTCGAAACCGCGTAGAGGTAAGCTTTGGGTAGTTCGCCTCGCCATATACCAGCTCCATCATAAGGGTCAAAAACGTTACCGCGGGTGTGCATCCGCACTGCCTGCTCTCCCATATAGTTTCCCGTCGATACTGAAAAGATTAGTTCTGCGGCCTTTTCATTGTGTCTTATGGCAGCAAGGGCTCCGTCCAGTTTGACAGGACTGGTTTGCTTTCCAGTTTTATTAGCAAACTTAATAATTTCCGTTTTTTCAAAAGCCAGGGTATCTCTGTTGAATGTTGTGTAAAGCAGCTCTCCTGGAGCAGTCCAGATGCAATAGACTTTGTTGTTATTATTCTGGAAGAGGTATTTTGGGGTATACTTCTTAGGTATATCATGTTGGACATATATGGGTTGCCCAAAAATAGCTCTGCCGTCGCTGTGGTTTCCCTCAAAGCTGTAATATACAATTTTAATTTTCCAACTGAAGTGTTCGGTGTATTGTATAAAGATGTCAGGTCTGTCAGATTCAGGGTTGGAGTTGACATAGGCTGTGCCGAGCAGTTTATTGCCAAGTCCCGGCCCGCTAAAAGGAGCCGCTTTTCCCCCGGCGGGTAGTGGTTTGCCGCTTTCAAGAGTCAAATTCCTTTTAGAGTCTGCTGCAAAAACTGTAGCAAAAACGGCTGAGATCAATGCCATAAAGACAAAAACTTTGGTAAGTAACCTTCTCATACAATCTTCCTGTCTTGAGTTTGATTTGAATGTGTCTTCGGAGTTCCCAATTTTGGTCGCGTTTAATTTATTAAGTTTTGGCTTGAGTTAGAAAGCGATAGTCATAGCGGTTTACTTATCGCCGATTTGAGTACCTTTGACCCATTCTATGTGCATATCACCCATAGCAGCATTAGTGCCACCACTTTTCCCTTGAGAATGGCTTTTGTAGTTCATAAATGCAACACCAGTGGTAGTTCCATTGACGATAACACCATCAGAGCCCATGAATTCGCCGGCTCCGCAGTAGAAAATCGTAGCATCTGCCATAGAGTTTGCTCTTGACCTGTGAAGGTCTATTTTGGACCAGTTTGCAGGTTTAAGTTTAGTGTAATTTTGTAGTGGACTTGGAATGCCTGCAGAATTTTTAGGTGCTGAGCTGTAGTCCCACCAGTTCAAAACGCCGAATTTCCTTATGCCGTCCGGCGGTGATGAGGTTGTAAGGCCAATTTCATCATTTTTTTTCTTGGGCCAGAGATGGGTAAGATAGGTCTCTGCATAGGTTTCCAATATGTAATTCTTGTAATTTCTGCCGTCGTATTCAATTAAGCCGGATTCTTTCCAGAGTTTGGTGTTATCGAGGTTTTTACCTCTATTGAAGGGGCAAACAAAGAATTTTGGCAGGTATTTCTGGTAATATTGTGAGACTCTTCCTGGGCCCCCAAAGAAAAAAGATCTTTCGTTCCACCCTTCTGGCAGGCCGATGCCAGCATAGTCTTTTAAAGCCATTGACATCATGTAACCCTTTGGAGGGGCATAGTTTGCGGCCCATATATTCAAGACAACGGGAACCTTGGCTTCGTTATCTGTTCTGTAAAGAGTAACAAGTGTTGCAATCTGTTTGCTATTAGCTTTGCAGGTTAGTACTTTGGCAGAGTTCCTGACTTTTGACAATGCGGGCATTAGAATAGCCATAAGAAGTGCTATAATCGATATTACAACTAATAACTCAATAAGAGTGAAACCATACTTTAATTGCGGAAATCTGTTTTTACCGTACATGAAAAACTCCTGAAACCTAATATTTGAATTATTATATTTTTATTTAAAGTTTAATACTGACAGGCGAAATAGTCAAGAATATTCTTGAAATATTTAGGTTTTTTCAAGAATATTTTTCGTTTATCCGTGAATTATTCTTGACACCATGGCAGTTTCTGATAGAATTAGTCTATGTCAATGGTCAAAGTAGCAAAAATGGCAAAAGTTTCTCAGGCAACTGTTTCGCGTGTATTCAACGGCAATCCAACAGTTAGCCGGGAATCTGTCGAAAATGTCAAGAGGGCTGCGGCTCTTCTGGGCTATAAAGCAAAACGCAAGCCTCGTACCAGTACTTCTGGTGTATTAAAGGTTGCAGCTATAAGTCTTGGTAGCGAGGAAATGGCTGCTTTTTTTGGCGGTCACAGCATTTGTATCGAAAAGATTGAACGCGAACTTGCAAAAAACAACGTCGAACTCTTACGATTTAACGTTACCGATGTAGCTTCAATACCTGCAGTGATATTATCTGGGGAAGTTTCAGGTTTGATACTAACCGGCTACACTCTTGACTTTGAAGTTCTTGAAAAGCTTGAAAGCTTTCCCAAAGTCTGGCTAAATTCTCATACCACCAAAGATGGTGATGTGATATTACCAGGTAATGTTGAGATTGGAAAGCTGGCACTTGATTATTTCTTAAAAAGAGGACATAGCAAACTTGGTGTTCTTAATGCGTACCTGGCAAACCCGGCTGTAGTGAGTCGTTGTGAGTACTTCAAACATGCTGCGAGTCTTGCCGGGGTGAAAGTTACAGATTTTATCTATAAAGGGCTAAAATCGCAGAATTGGCAGGAATTTGAGCAAAATGTAGAGGTGCTTGTAAAGGAATTTATTAAATCTGACAACAGACCTACTGCTGTCTTTGTGCCGGTTGATACAGAGGTTGCACTTGTGTATCGTTTTTTTACCAAGTATGGTATTAAAATTGGTAAGGGTGGGGTAGAAATTCTCGGGTGTGATAATGATACTGCAACCCGCGTAGCTCTGTACCCCAGACCTTCTACCATTGATATTGGGACCGAAATACTTATCCGTCAGGCAGTACAATTGCTGCTCTGGCGTATTGAGTCTCCTAATGTTGACAGGAATATTAGTATTGTCGTAGAGCCAAAATTGATTTTAGGTGAAGTTTAAATATAATTTGGATCCATATCCATAATTCTTTAAAATGTTGTTGTTTATTTTAACAAGGATGTTCTCATGAATAAAAAATTTTTGTTGGTAATTGTAATGACGTCTCTGGGATTTGCTCTCACAACTGACGCTACGACACTTGCTTATTGGAAATTTGAGGAAGGCCAGGGGCAAACTATTGCAAATGAGATTGCCGGCGGCAACAGTCTCGTGAGAGGTATAGATATCAATGATACTAACGACCCGGCGTGGGCCGATGGTATTGTTGATGATTATGCCTTGAACTATGCTGACGGTCAGTGGTGCAGCTTTGCCGAAGCTGATGGTGCTGAAACTCTCAGTAGTCAAATGCTCGCTTCGAGTTTTACGGTCGAGGCATACTTTAACATGGACTCATTGCCTGAGAACGGTTATGCAGAAGGTTATCATGTGGTCGGCCTTTTCAATAGACAAGCTAATTCCGATGGCTACTGTGGTGGTTGGGCCAACTATGCTATACGTTTAAGAACTGCAGATGATGGTGCTACATATGCTGAGGGTTACTTTACCAACGTTGGCGGTTCATACCCAACCGTTACTTCGGTTGTGCCCCTTAGAGCCGGAAAGGATTATTATGTTGCTTTCTCATTTGATTCTTCTACAGGTA
Proteins encoded:
- a CDS encoding AraC family transcriptional regulator, with the protein product MKSDYLKNIAFPEYGILIQSRIKRPDYGDKPHAHKYLSIIYIVSGHGTLERDGCSRNLNPDNIVMLNKGSMHTLTDKAGKPMTVFSMYFAPETAGVDKKIVDYVFSSEEPLNLPVYYAEFVRRNIRQMLHEQSNRPPGCKMAICQLFNLTLLCIYRAKLIISKNADLHSNADSNTRVMAALEHTSINSHEQFSLSDAARLAKVSQRQFTNICRKLTGTSFIKYLNRKRCEKARQLISTTEMSVASIAFETGYEDLSTFYRAFKSIYGTSPTKIKRDLTLQQYDLKVTGNCTPAKKNSRAEPAVVYNIF
- a CDS encoding Fic family protein yields the protein MNTLRIFAKGIELIPTSASWYLTDLGEALGKQKLFTRQLPQKLKTLREHAIIESAVSSNRIEGVEINQARVGTVIFGKSLLQDRNEEEIRGYRQALELVHKHGSDLSVSEKTILDLHKYARGDIWDAGKYKEKQGDIIEKYADGTERIRFKTVEPGLTPEYISHLTELWGDCLKERWVPPLIALAAFNLDFLCIHPFRDGNGRVSRLLMLLQSYHIGYEVGRYISLEKLIEQNKDRYYETLEQSSAGWHESRHDPWPYINYVLSIFNLACKEFEKSVGHTVSEKGAKTSIIKSSIEHKIGPFSVSELQLDCPDVSIDMIRKVLKRFKVNGLVECLGRGQQARWQKTDKWQLGNDYIN
- the istA gene encoding IS21 family transposase, whose translation is MTKRSVIQTLRERNWSCRRISRELGIHLDTVRKYAKSDNDNSKQVTNAPPGSVAQSSTGPVSNCEPYREIIKNKLDMGLSRRRIWQDLRDDHGSDVSYHSVRRFVNRLSKNSPVPFRRLECRPGEEAQIDFGTGAPVITKDGRRKRTHVIRVVLSFSRKSYSEAVFRQTGDNFINCLENAFHHFGGVPQTLIIDNLKAAVNKADWYDPEIHPKIVSFCRHYGTAILPCKPYTPRHKGKVEKAVAYVKNNALKGRSFKSLSEQNQFLLSWESRIADTRIHGTTRKQVGKLFTEQEKPALLRLPVGRFPSFTEAQRSVHRDGHIEVERTYYSVPPEYTGRKVWARWDGHMVRVFNRSMEQIVVHAKVEPGRFQTQDGHIHSEKRTKIENGVVWMLERVSLIGENAQRWARQMLEARGIPGIRVLLGLLNMTNTYNGNKIDNACKIALSHNAFRLKTIRSIIKHGGDRQLQMEFIDEHPIIRDISSYGEFVREVLG
- the istB gene encoding IS21-like element helper ATPase IstB encodes the protein MNNSLHNTLKSLRLSGMLEILEVRLQEAAGNSLTHAEFLELILQDEMLVRKHRQIQRGIKAAGFRELKTLEEFDWQFNTSIKRSRIFDMATCRFISEGIDVLLLGPPGVGKSHLCQAIGYQAVKAGMAVRYRSIFDVARDFLHEDAFACQDKVMNRYLKPELLIIDDMGIKHLPKRCGEYLLEIIMRRYENKSTMMTSNRPLEDWGKLIGDVPSATAILDRFLHHAEIINITGRSYRLKDRAEHGACEKRAGHEG
- a CDS encoding DDE-type integrase/transposase/recombinase, which translates into the protein MSQNIEIINIAVRLIIKAAVLAAGFSGRARKRSLERLAGMDIDEKDKEILFLRDMISQLQIQVSILQKAVLKRNNSKRYTIREKLFILCYMETFQIPRRRVKEHLGIARSTLYRWLKNIEERVQAVIPANKTPAELAALVWRIAKSNAGWGRFRVANQLKLLGIFLSASTVRNILNRPQPRKTPRKALKSKKTEDETESRSIPAWYPNHVWSIDTTIVYKWGLLEVHVCVIIDHFSRKIMAAVPLEGPNAGWVINAMDEAIERYGSPKHIISDQGSVFISEAFAECLKNNNRIKHRLGAIGKKGSIAVTERANLTLKSEWLNHVPIIRGIDHLHELCSEFVFWYNAWRPHMALDGNRPDDVFFGNLSIGALN